A stretch of DNA from Mesorhizobium onobrychidis:
CCGGTGACCGGCTGGAGCGCCGCGCGCTCGCGCGACGCCGGCATCGAGACGGTGTTCCAGGACCGGGCGCTGGCCGTGCAGCAGACGATCGTGCGCAACATCTTCATGGGCCGCGAACTCACCGGCATTCTCGGCTGGCTGAAGGTCAACAAGGAAATCGAGGAGGCGAGCCGCCTGATGCGCGAGATCGGCTTCACCTCGAAAGTGTTCACGCCGCAATCGATCGTCGGCCAGCTCTCCGGCGGCGAACGCCAGGGCGTGGCGATCGCGCGGGCCATCTACAAGCAGGCCGACCTGATCATTCTTGACGAGCCGACGACGGCGCTGTCGCTGACCGAGACCGCCAAGGTCTTCCATTTCGTGCGCCAGGTGCGGGCGAGCGGACGGTCGATCCTGTTCATCGGCCACAACATCCACCACGTCTTCGACATTGCCGATCGTTTCGTGGTGCTGGATCGCGGCAAGGTCGCGCTCAGCGCCGACCGGCGCGACGTCAAGTCGGCCGAAGACCTCATCAACTTCATGGAAGACGTCGCGCACCCCGGTGGTTTGGCCGGACTGCACGACGCCGGCGACGCGGAGCTGGGAAAACGATGAGCAAGACAATGGAGCCCGATCTGCACGAGCCGTCCGCCGGCATCTCCCGTCCCGGCAATCCGCGGAAAGAGTGGAAACACCCATCCGATCACTGGATGCGCGGCTTCATCCTCGACAACCGCGCCGCACTCGGCACGCTTGCCGTGTTCGTGGTCATGATGACAGTGTTCATGATCGCCAACCCAATCGTCTTCACCACCTGGTATCTCTACAGTTCCGTGCTCACCACGCTGCCGGTAGCGCTGTTCGTGGTGGTGCCGCTGGTCTTCGTCGTCACCTGCGGCGAGATCGACCTGTCGTTTCCGGCGACGATGGGTTTTGCCTCATGGGTGTTCGCGCTGGTCGTGCAGGCCGGCTACGATCCGTTCCTCGGCATCGTCGCCGCCATTGCGACGGGCACGTTGCTCGGCTTCCTGGTCGGATCGCTGGTCGTCTATGGCGGGCTGTCGTCGCTAATCGCCACGCTCGGCATGAACTTCCTGCTGCGCGGCCTGATCCAGATCATCAACGAAGGCAAGTCGACCGCGCTGACCAGCCTCGCCGACAGCTGGGCCTACAAGATCTTCTCCAGCCAGCTCTACGGCATCCCGGTGCAGATATTCTGGGCGATCGGCTTCGTCGTTCTGTCGGCGCTGCTCTACAACAGGCATCGGTTCGGCGCGCAGGTGAAGGTGGTCGGCGACAATCCCGACAGCGCCCAGCAGATGGGCATCGACGTCAAGCGCGTGCGGGTGAAAGTGTTCGTCTTCGTCGGCATCGGGGCGGCGATCGCCGGCACGTTCTCGGTGATGATCAACTTCACCTGGTGGCCGACGGCTGGCGACGGCTATTTGCT
This window harbors:
- a CDS encoding ABC transporter permease, which gives rise to MSKTMEPDLHEPSAGISRPGNPRKEWKHPSDHWMRGFILDNRAALGTLAVFVVMMTVFMIANPIVFTTWYLYSSVLTTLPVALFVVVPLVFVVTCGEIDLSFPATMGFASWVFALVVQAGYDPFLGIVAAIATGTLLGFLVGSLVVYGGLSSLIATLGMNFLLRGLIQIINEGKSTALTSLADSWAYKIFSSQLYGIPVQIFWAIGFVVLSALLYNRHRFGAQVKVVGDNPDSAQQMGIDVKRVRVKVFVFVGIGAAIAGTFSVMINFTWWPTAGDGYLLPVLASVFVGGTPTWGGIGTVVGGAIGAVTVSFIQTGVVAAGLSGFYVQFFNGLIIILSLLGHKWNQARYR
- a CDS encoding ATP-binding cassette domain-containing protein, encoding MAERLIELSDISKSYGQVYALGGVNLSVDRGEVVGLIGDNGAGKSTLIKILSGVVKPTSGEILIRGQPVTGWSAARSRDAGIETVFQDRALAVQQTIVRNIFMGRELTGILGWLKVNKEIEEASRLMREIGFTSKVFTPQSIVGQLSGGERQGVAIARAIYKQADLIILDEPTTALSLTETAKVFHFVRQVRASGRSILFIGHNIHHVFDIADRFVVLDRGKVALSADRRDVKSAEDLINFMEDVAHPGGLAGLHDAGDAELGKR